One segment of Cynocephalus volans isolate mCynVol1 chromosome 8, mCynVol1.pri, whole genome shotgun sequence DNA contains the following:
- the PEF1 gene encoding peflin isoform X2, with translation MASYPYGPGCPGAAGQAPGAPPGSYYPGSPHGGGQYGSGLPPGGVYGGPAPGGPYGPPAGGGPYGHPNPGGLPSGTPGGPYGGAAPGGPYSQPPPNSYGAQQPGPYGQGGAPPNVDPEAYSWFQSVDSDHSGYISIKELKQALVNSNWSSFNDETCLMMINMFDKTKTGRIDVYGFSALWKFIQQWKNLFQQYDRDHSGSISYTELQQALSQMGYNLSPQFTQLLVSRYCPRSANPAMQLDRFIQVCTQLQVLTEAFREKDTAVQGNIRLSFEDFVTMTASRML, from the exons GGCTGCCCAGGAGCTGCAGGACAAGCACCGGGAGCCCCTCCGGGCAGCTACTACCCTGGATCCCCTCACGGTGGAGGGCAGTATGGCAGCGGACTACCCCCTGGTGGTGTTTatgggggtcctgcccctggagGCCCTTATGGACCACCAGCTGGTGGAGGGCCTTATGGACACCCCAACCCTGGAGGTCTCCCTTCTGGAACTCCAGGAGGACCATATGGTGGTGCAGCCCCAGGAGGCCCCTATAGTCAACCACCTCCAAATTCCTATGGtgcccagcagcctgggcctTATGGACAGG GTGGCGCCCCTCCCAATGTGGATCCTGAGGCCTACTCCTGGTTCCAGTCAGTGGACTCTGATCACAGTGGCTACATCTCCATCAAGGAGCTGAAGCAGGCCCTGGTCAACTCCAATTGGTCCTCGTTCAATGACGAGACATGCCTTATGATGATAA aCATGTTTGACAAGACCAAGACAGGCCGCATTGATGTCTACGGTTTCTCAGCCTTGTGGAAATTCATCCAGCAGTGGAAGAATCTCTTCCAGCAGTACGACCGGGACCACTCGGGCTCTATCAGCTACACGGAGCTGCAGCAAG CTCTGTCCCAAATGGGCTACAACCTGAGCCCCCAGTTCACCCAGCTCCTGGTCTCCCGCTACTGCCCGCGCTCTGCCAATCCTGCCATGCAGCTCGACCGCTTCATCCAGGTGTGCACCCAGCTGCAGGTACTGACCGAGGCCTTCCGGGAGAAGGACACAGCTGTACAGGGCAACATTCGGCTCAGCTTCGAGGACTTTGTCACCATGACAGCTTCTCGGATGCTGTGA
- the PEF1 gene encoding peflin isoform X1 produces MQITHCRNSAGCPGAAGQAPGAPPGSYYPGSPHGGGQYGSGLPPGGVYGGPAPGGPYGPPAGGGPYGHPNPGGLPSGTPGGPYGGAAPGGPYSQPPPNSYGAQQPGPYGQGGAPPNVDPEAYSWFQSVDSDHSGYISIKELKQALVNSNWSSFNDETCLMMINMFDKTKTGRIDVYGFSALWKFIQQWKNLFQQYDRDHSGSISYTELQQALSQMGYNLSPQFTQLLVSRYCPRSANPAMQLDRFIQVCTQLQVLTEAFREKDTAVQGNIRLSFEDFVTMTASRML; encoded by the exons GGCTGCCCAGGAGCTGCAGGACAAGCACCGGGAGCCCCTCCGGGCAGCTACTACCCTGGATCCCCTCACGGTGGAGGGCAGTATGGCAGCGGACTACCCCCTGGTGGTGTTTatgggggtcctgcccctggagGCCCTTATGGACCACCAGCTGGTGGAGGGCCTTATGGACACCCCAACCCTGGAGGTCTCCCTTCTGGAACTCCAGGAGGACCATATGGTGGTGCAGCCCCAGGAGGCCCCTATAGTCAACCACCTCCAAATTCCTATGGtgcccagcagcctgggcctTATGGACAGG GTGGCGCCCCTCCCAATGTGGATCCTGAGGCCTACTCCTGGTTCCAGTCAGTGGACTCTGATCACAGTGGCTACATCTCCATCAAGGAGCTGAAGCAGGCCCTGGTCAACTCCAATTGGTCCTCGTTCAATGACGAGACATGCCTTATGATGATAA aCATGTTTGACAAGACCAAGACAGGCCGCATTGATGTCTACGGTTTCTCAGCCTTGTGGAAATTCATCCAGCAGTGGAAGAATCTCTTCCAGCAGTACGACCGGGACCACTCGGGCTCTATCAGCTACACGGAGCTGCAGCAAG CTCTGTCCCAAATGGGCTACAACCTGAGCCCCCAGTTCACCCAGCTCCTGGTCTCCCGCTACTGCCCGCGCTCTGCCAATCCTGCCATGCAGCTCGACCGCTTCATCCAGGTGTGCACCCAGCTGCAGGTACTGACCGAGGCCTTCCGGGAGAAGGACACAGCTGTACAGGGCAACATTCGGCTCAGCTTCGAGGACTTTGTCACCATGACAGCTTCTCGGATGCTGTGA
- the HCRTR1 gene encoding orexin/Hypocretin receptor type 1, whose amino-acid sequence MEPSATPGTQTGVPTGSGESSPMPPDYEDEFLRYLWRDYLYPKQYEWVLIAAYVAVFLVALVGNTLVCLVVWRNHHMRTVTNYFIVNLSLADVLVTAICLPASLLVDITESWLFGHALCKVIPYLQAVSVSVAVLTLSFIALDRWYAICHPLLFKSTARRARGSILGIWAVSLAVMVPQAAVMECSSVLPELANRTQLFSVCDEHWADDLYPKIYHSCFFIVTYLAPLGLMAMAYFQIFRKLWGRQIPGTTSALVRNWKRPSDQLEEQGQGPSTELQPRARAFLAEVKQMRARRKTAKMLMVVLLVFALCYLPISVLNVLKRVFGMFRQASDREAVYACFTFSHWLVYANSAANPIIYNFLSGKFREQFKAAFSCCLPGMGPCGSLKAPSPRSSASHKSLSLQSRCSVSKVSEHVVLTSVTTVLP is encoded by the exons CCCAGACGGGGGTCCCCACTGGCAGCGGGGAATCGTCCCCCATGCCTCCAGACTATGAAGATGAGTTTCTCCGCTATCTGTGGCGCGACTATCTATACCCGAAGCAGTACGAGTGGGTCCTCATTGCAGCCTACGTGGCTGTGTTCCTCGTGGCCCTGGTGGGCAACACGCTAG TCTGCCTGGTGGTGTGGCGGAACCACCACATGAGGACGGTCACCAACTACTTCATCGTCAACCTGTCCCTGGCTGACGTGCTGGTGACAGCCATCTGCCTGCCGGCCAGCCTGCTGGTAGACATCACCGAGTCCTGGCTCTTCGGCCATGCCCTCTGCAAGGTCATCCCCTACCTTCAG GCCGTGTCCGTGTCAGTGGCAGTGCTGACTCTCAGCTTCATCGCCCTGGACCGCTGGTATGCCATCTGCCACCCACTGTTGTTCAAGAGCACTGCCCGGCGTGCCCGTGGCTCCATTCTGGGCATCTGGGCTGTGTCGCTGGCTGTCATGGTGCCCCAGGCTGCTGTCATGGAATGCAGCAGTGTGCTGCCTGAGCTAGCCAACCGTACCCAGCTCTTCTCTGTCTGTGACGAACACTGGGCAG ATGACCTCTACCCCAAGATCTACCACAGTTGCTTCTTCATTGTCACCTACCTGGCCCCGCTGGGCCTCATGGCCATGGCCTATTTCCAGATCTTCCGCAAGCTCTGGGGCCGCCAG ATCCCCGGCACCACCTCAGCCCTGGTGCGGAACTGGAAGCGGCCCTCAGACCAGCtggaggagcaggggcagggcccgAGCACAGAGCTGCAGCCCCGGGCCCGCGCCTTCCTGGCCGAGGTGAAGCAGATGCGAGCTCGGAGGAAGACGGCCAAGATGCTGATGGTGGTGTTGCTGGTGTTTGCCCTCTGCTACCTGCCTATCAGTGTCCTCAATGTCCTCAAGAG GGTGTTTGGGATGTTCCGCCAAGCCAGTGACCGAGAGGCCGTCTACGCCTGCTTCACCTTCTCCCACTGGCTGGTGTATGCCAACAGTGCCGCCAACCCCATCATCTACAACTTCCTCAGCG GCAAATTCCGGGAGCAGTTTAAGGCCGCCTTCTCCTGCTGCCTGCCTGGCATGGGTCCCTGCGGCTCTCTGAAGGCCCCCAGTCCCCGTTCCTCTGCCAGCCACAAGTCCTTGTCCTTGCAGAGCCGGTGCTCCGTCTCCAAAGTCTCTGAGCATGTGGTGCTCACCAGCGTCACCACAGTGCTACCCTGA